One window of the Trifolium pratense cultivar HEN17-A07 linkage group LG2, ARS_RC_1.1, whole genome shotgun sequence genome contains the following:
- the LOC123908541 gene encoding transcription factor bHLH25-like has protein sequence MMEIMSPIYLPELGMEDLNFLHQYPMDSLASDAFDNFGFHFDNNYETTPNCFPVETHQPNDNYVAQTRPTKKIKTSSTNPSSYSSTPQLISFEQFNATPIVSNKEFYGLDYSDVKPKFEKGCSTNKNFAANYDNRANQTRNTTQAQEHVMAERKRREKLTRSFIALSAIVPGLKKMDKASVLGDAIKYMKQLKARLQTLEEQVEDNKKVGSTVQVKRSVIFIDNNDHDDNNKRTLLPEIEVRVSSKDVLIKIQCDKQSGRAATVLGQLENLNLIVQSSNFLPFGNNMLDVTIVAQMNKENCVTAKDLLGSIRQALIN, from the exons ATGATGGAAATTATGTCTCCTATCTATTTGCCTGAACTT GGAATGGAGGATCTCAACTTCTTGCACCAATACCCTATGGATTCTCTTGCATCGGATGCATTTGACAACTTTGGATTTCACTTTGACAACAACTACGAAACAACACCAAATTGTTTCCCAGTTGAAACTCATCAACCTAATGATAACTACGTTGCTCAAACAAGACCAACTAAGAAGATAAAGACATCGTCAACCAATCCTTCTTCCTATTCATCAACACCTCAACTCATTTCATTTGAACAATTCAATGCAACACCAATTGTTTCTAATAAGGAATTTTACGGCCTTGATTATTCCGATGTAAAGCCTAAATTCGAGAAAGGGTGTAGTACAAACAAGAATTTTGCGGCAAATTATGATAACCGAGCAAATCAGACCAGAAATACAACTCAAGCTCAAGAACATGTAATGGCCGAAAGAAAGCGAAGGGAAAAGCTCACTCGAAGTTTCATTGCTCTTTCGGCCATCGTTCCTGGCCTCAAGAAG ATGGATAAAGCATCTGTATTGGGAGATGCAATCAAATATATGAAACAACTAAAAGCACGTTTACAAACTCTTGAGGAACAAGTTGAAGACAACAAAAAAGTCGGATCCACAGTTCAAGTCAAGAGATCTGTTATCTTCATTGATAATAATGACCATGATGACAACAACAAGAGGACACTTCTTCCTGAAATCGAAGTAAGAGTTTCAAGTAAAGATGTACTCATCAAGATTCAATGTGATAAACAAAGTGGACGTGCTGCTACGGTGTTGGGCCAATTAGAAAACCTTAATCTCATTGTTCAAAGTAGTAACTTTTTGCCCTTTGGAAACAACATGCTTGATGTAACTATTGTTGCTCAG ATGAACAAGGAAAACTGTGTGACTGCAAAGGATCTCCTAGGAAGCATACGACAGGCTTTGAtcaattga